AACTTATTTCATATCAATGATGTGGCATATTTTCAAGGGTTGAGATCGGTTTCAAATTTAGTTTTCGTGTCGTGTCGAATAGCCAAGTGCAATAACATTAATTGATTTAGTtacaataacaacatcaaataaacaTAGTTATTTTCAAGAAATATGTTATCAAGTAGCACGTGAACAAAGCATGgaaaactaaataattttggGGCACGCTacttattaaataaatcaatcacTCATGAAACAAGCATGACTTTGTTATGCATCATGTATcacatttcttttttattttaaaataggtttTTGCATCTTTTGCTTGCTTTTCAAGCCCTTCAACAtctttgtgtatatatataaggcATGGGTTGTTCAAGCCCTTCAACATCTTCATTATCTACGTGCATTGGTTTAGGGGTTGAATAGGAAGAAACCTCAACGCTTGAGGTTTCTTAAATTTCCTATAGCAATCCCTAAATCTTTCGCTATTTTTCTCAAAACCTAAGGAAGAACACTAAGGAAGACATGGATCCTCATGATCATGATCGTTTGGCTTTTATTTTTGGAATACTAGGTATTTATTTAGccatttgaagaagaagaaaaaaaaaaccaagggTTATCCTCCTCCACTTAAttgtcatttaatttttttagtgagtAATCAAGGATGTATGATGAAATATCAtccttgatttattttttttacttaatattCAATCAATTTAGAGGAGGAAAATTCCAATATATCCTACTTCTATTGAATCAACCATCACACTATTTTAATTTCTGAATATCTATGAGCAAATCAAGAACTTAACATATTGTCCTCCTTTTGATGCTTAGGTAACATCATTTCCTCCATGGTGTACTTGGCACCCCTGTAAGTATATGTTAATTTCTTTATCAATATGGTTTtccttttcttatatatattattataaaactaaatatgtttttccttttctttatttttaggcCAACATTTTACCGAATATGGAAAAAGAAGTCGACGGAAGGATTCCAATCGTTGCCATACTTGGTTGCTCTATTCAGCTCCATGTTATGGTTATATTATGGTTTCGTCAAGAAACATGCTTTTCTACTCATTACCATTAATTCAGCTGGGTGTGTCATTGAAACAATATATATCGTCACATACCTAATCTACGCCACGAAAGATGCAAGGGTAAACCCTAATCACCGATTATACTtactttttagttttatttttttactaatcaaCTTGATATGACAAGTATAATCTCATTAGTTTTGTTCTAACATGATTTTTAATCGTAGATCTTGACGATTAAATTGTTCATGGCGATGAATGTGGCCTGTTCTGTGTTGATTGTCCTTACCACCCAGTTAGCTATGCATGGTAAACTTCGTGTGCATGTCCTTGGATGGATATGCACATCTTTTGCAATTTGTGTTTTTGCAGCACCTTTAACCATTATGGTGAgtgaaaattataattattgctaagtgtttttttttttttttttagttttaatttaattctttgttTTATGGTCTCTTATATCTTATTTCTTGATTTGTAGGCAAAGGTTATTCGAACCAAGAGTGTTGAGTTTATGCCAATCAACCTATCATTTTTCCTCACACTAAGTGCCATAGTGTGGTTTTTTTATGGTCTATTGCTCCATGATATATGCATTGCTGTAAGtatataaatttaacttttattgagtgattttttaacatcaaaatggGCTGGTCCAAGGGTAAATTAGTCAATAAACCTTTTCTTTAGCTCCCGAATTAAGTCTCTTGATATTTTGAGGaaacatttatttaaaattccTTCTCTAAGAACATATATGCAAGTTTTCTAGTTATTGGAAACATTTTCTATAGTAATGCTATATACCAAAATAATCTTGAATTACACTAGTGTTGACGTATCtttctttttaagaaacaaGAGATAAAAATGTTTGTCATTATTTATGAGTTAAAGTGTCGTGACATATACTATTTTCAATAAAGTATttctaattgtttctttttgGTGACACTAATTTGGACCTAATATTTGCTTTAGGCCCCTAAATTAAGGCTCTAGCTAGAAACAGCTATGCAAATATTCTGAATATTGTTGGAAACATCTTCTATATTACGTTATTGAAAAAGGTCACGAAGaatacatgaaatgaaatgtgtACTTAAATTTCCATAagattcataaataaaatactagttattttatataatatccAAAAGAAATCATGAATTACACAAGTGCTGACATGTCATTCTTTtagagaaacaaaacaaaacaaaacagttAAGAAAATGACATGTGATTTATTGTAAAGTGGATGGCATGTGAAACGatcattaaattattttgtcaATATTCATGAATTAAATGATTTTGTTGTAACATTTCTAGTtgatgaaataatattttattttattgcttttagacccttgattatttttttaaataactttttgtGTCTAATGTGCAGATTCCAAACGTGTTGGGTTTCATATTAGGGCTACTTCAAATGTTACTATATGCTATTTACAACAAAAGTGTGAAGGAGGAGTATGCCCTAGAGCCAATGACAAACATTGTTATTGTGAACCCATTAGGAATTCCGTGTGAAGTATTCTCTCTCCCAGTTATTGATAACGTGAATAAGATTGAAAAAGAAGGTGCAGAAGAGATGGAGAAAAGTGTGGAAAACCTAACATGAAATATATGCATGAATGGTGTTTGTTGCTTGGAAATGATATGGCTTTCTTCTTATGATATATAATCTCATatgtaatagttttttttttgttttttttttttgtttttttttatataagtatATATAATGTTATCATGAAGGGAGTACCCCTTGTACTCCTATAAAACATCAATGATTTGAATGAATATACTAGCTAATTCATTGTTTTATATGTGTGCAATATTCCATTTTCATTCAAACTCTATCAAGTAtatctaaaattaattaatttaattaattaatgaatggAGTGATATGATAATGTGGGCTTGATATGATTATTGAAAGGAGGGACGATAAGAGTAGAAAAGATAAGAATCTAAAAGATTCAACTACCATCATTGGCAAAAATAAGCaactaacttttttattttgtaaaaatcaacaaatttgATTAATCAATTATATCAAGTAGAAATCTAACTTTAGAGATGACATATGTCATTGTTGGAGTTTTAAACATCTTTTTAGTTGAGTGTCTGTTTGGTTTCAATACTTTTTAACGTTACTATAAATTAGGTCTTTAGACATGAAAATGTGAAGTAACAATTTctcaaatttataaataaaaaaagaaagatcgTGCACCTCCTAACGCGGTTCCAAACACATTATAAATACTAATCCACGGTGAATCATTTATAAAGATATTCATATgagaatatttttcaaaatcattGGAAAAATAGAGGAATTAAATCTCGTTAAatttacaattataaaaattgaaattcattaAGCTCGTAGatttacaattataaaaattgaaattcattttGGAAGTAAGATTTAGAGCCAACAAGCATACAATGGATAAAATACAATTAAGAGATAAGATGCATTAAGTGGttgcaaagaagaaaaaatatgaacacCATCTTTGGACCGTTATTGAGAGGTTCGTATCAGACACACCATGCTCCGGTGGTTTGGGTAAAATCTTCCATTGGTTTGGGTATGTATTGATTATGTCAAAATATCGGTTGTTGAGCTTTTTTTGCTTCTTTATAAATAACGATAAAGGTCGTAAAATACTTTTGACGGTTTGGAATTCGACAATGTGGTCTATTTAGAAAGTGAGGAATGACTTTAAATTTCCCTCAAATGTTCTAGTGGTTGAACAAGTAGTAGTAGATTGGATCATAGTTCAAGCTTGGATATGGTTATTGGCGAAAAAGAAGGTGCTCCTTGTATTTACCAAGAATGGTTCACTAATTCGTTGTATTGTATTTTCTCTTAATGAAAATTCTTGACCTTTGGGTTTGTTAAGCGTTTGTGAATGAGTCGAATACGTCTTATACTTAATCACAATTTGTgggtaaaatatattttgtacttATTTCGACTTCTATTAATATATTTACACTTCAAAATGAAGAAGTAAGTATGTCtttaaaacaacaattaaacttttgataaatttttcGACTTCTATTAATATATTTGCACTTCAAAAAGAAGAAGTAATCATGtcttaaaaacaacaatttaaacttttaaataaattaaaagcacAATTTTCAATTcgaaatttctatttttaatacaCTAACAAGTGTTCTCATACTACATGTTAACATTTTCTATCACTATATTCATAACAAATTGAggaaaattaatgatataattaaaataaagactTAATGAAAACTTCAAAATTCATTGTACTAAACTgacatataaaaacaaaaaaaacaaaaaaaaaaaaaaaaaccataatagaCTGAACCTATGCAATTTAAAGATCTTCATTGATTAGACATAGCATAAAAAGTGAAATCGCACAAATAGAGATTTTCCTTGATTAGCCATGGTATAAAAAGTAAACTAACGTagaaaatgcaattaaaaacaCCATTAAAACAACAAGAAGAATTATAATCTAagattatcaagattttttcctttttattaatttgaGAGTCCGAATCAGAGTTGACCACAGGAGATGGAGGCTTCGACAAAGATGGAGTTTGAGGGACCACAACACCACCGTTCACAAGAGGAGATGGAGGTGGAGGAGGTAAGAAGGGAAGTGGTGGATCATTAAGGTTCACATCAGAAGACAAAGCAGTTGATGGCATGTTTCTTCCTGTCACAATTACGAAAAAACTTAATGCGAAGAGGCAGCAGATGATggtcttcatcttcatatcaacaaatatgattttctgaaaacaaaaataaaaaaactagtaTCAAAACAAAAGAAGTTTAACAATAACAATGAATAAAAGAGTAAGTATACAACATCAACTAGACCAAGTGACACCAAAAACAgaaacaataaacaaaatagaaacaccttagtacaaaaaaaaaaaaaaaaattagagaaaaatgTATACCAGTTTCAAGAGATTTTTCTGTCTCCTACGTTTTATTCTTCATACCAATTCCTTaacttcttattcttatttatttatagaaaaaatttaggtgtaataataaaaaatatcaaatcaatttaccagattttgaaaatatttaaacatgcacattaaaaacaaaaaaacaatatcctggtgtaaaaaatataaatgaaatctgaaaatatttaaacatgcacatttaaaaataaaaataaatatcctttgtgtaaataatataaatgaatattccatttgattttctatttttttatatacctgttttactattttattattgtcgttgttgttgtttattgaTTAGTACCACTATAttgaagaaaatatgaaatcaattttattattttccgTGTCTTTTACCTTTTACTCCTCATACAAATTCCTTaaactcttatttttatttgttattgtaaaagtataatttataataataaaaatagatcGAATCCTCcctaaaaaattgatcaaataaattaagcaaatattgaaaagaattttttgttgagaggaaatattcaaaatatttaaataaccacaattaaagaaacaaatatccttgtgtatttttttgttaaccctCCAATTCTCAGGTCCTGATAATCTGAGGTTTGGCTGAAGGTAAATAAAACTCTCAGGTCCTGATAATCTGAGGTTTGGCTGAAGGTAAATAAAACATGACCAAAAATTATTTCACCCAGAAATTGAACTCAGATTCTTCTaaattgtttgtctttattaAAGTTCGTTAACCACTTCAGCAACATagcaaataaattatttgcCCCAAGGAGCAGGTCTCAAATAATGTTTCCAATTCCGATCCAAGCATTCAAAAGCCTTGGAACAAACAGAGAAGATGTGCATATGAGATTCCGCTAAGATTTCATAGGCAGGAGACACAAGATTCTTTGCATGGTATACCAATGATAGAATATGTGTATATTTAGCAAATAATGATGTGCAGTTATTAGCATTATTACCAAAATAAGTCAAATGgcaatttgtattcctgatataCTGTTGTAACAGATGTATATTACAAACATCACATATGCAATGAAAACGATCGAAATACATTTTCCTATATGGTATCAACTAGGTTTTCGATCTACCTTCTTTCCTAGCCGCCACTCAAATTCTTCCACATCACTCAAACTATCCCTTACCTGCAGGTATGGCAGCAACAACAACTGATTTAGCAACCAACAACCCAAATTCCACTCTGCTTTTGGAATCACCAACGTGAAATCCATCATTACAATCACGTTGGACAACGATTCAAGGCATTATCTCTCATGGTCTGCACTATTTCAAGTTCAAGCTTGTGTTTATAACATGCTTGCTCATATCATCATTCCCactgatgaaaaagaaaaacgaaaAGCAGAAGCAACAAAGAAAAACGACCCCGGTCTTTGGAAACGTCTCGACGCGGTTGTTTTGCAGTGAATTTATGCCACCTTAACCCAGGATATTCTCAGTTCCATTCTGGTAATCAATGATAGTGTTGAAATTTTTTGGAACAGATTTGCTACTATGTTTCAAGATAACAAGCATTCGAGAGCAGTCAACCTCGAACATCAATTCACCAATACGAATTTGGAAGATTTTTCGTCTACCAAAGCCTATTGCAATCGTCTCAAATTACTCGGCGATCAGCTTGCAAATGATGATACTCCCGTGAACAACACTCGTCTTGTGTTGAAAATGATTTATGGACTCACCGAATCATATGCAGGATTCATCACATACATCTGGCAACACGATCCCTTGCCGACATTTGAAATGGAGAAATCTTGGTTGGAACTAGAAGAATCAACCATGGGCCAACGTGTTTTGCACGCAAATCCAACCACTCCTCCTCATCTCAGGAAGCCTTGCTAATTAAATCACAAgatgaaaattcattttcttccacctcTCCTACTGTCAATCCCGCGCGTGCtgtcaacaacaacagcagtaGCAGTTGCggcaacaacaacaatcgaGGACGGAACCGCGGTCACAAGGGGAGAAACTCCGATAGAGGCGGCCACAGTAACAATGGTGGCGGTGGCTGGCATCAATTAGGCGGTGGTGGATGCGGACAGAGTTCCTTTTGGCAGCAGTAACAACAGGCTCCTTAGCAGTGGCCACAATATCCTAATTGGGCGCCTCCTCCATGCCTTTATCCATCTTTTTCGAATAGGCCCAATGCTAAcccaaaaacacaacaaaattgCATTCTTGGACCTAAGCCACCTACAGCCTTTACTGCGACTGGGCCAAGTCCAACAAATATTGAAGCTGCTCTCCACACTCTCCATCTCGCTCAGTCCCATCTTGATACATGGACACCGGAGCAACATCTCACATGACATCCACACATGGTAATCTCtcatcttattttaatttgagcAAAAAGAATACTATTATCGTAGGAAATGGTCATTCAGTTCCTATTCATGGTTTTGGAAATGCTAACTTACCTCTTCCTCACCCTCCATTAGCTTTATCAAATGTCCTCCATGCaccaaaattgattaaaaatttaatctttgttCGTAAATTCACTACCCCTAACCATGTGTCTGTTGAATTTGACCCATTTGGTTTTTCTGTGAAGGATTTTCAGACGGGGATGGTTCTAATGAGATGTAAGAGTCAAGATCCCATCACCAACACAGccacaaataaaaacaaatttcctTCCGAGTTTGCAGCTTTATCTACTTCTATTTGGCACGACCGTCTAGGTCACCGAGCATCATCTGTTTTAGATTCTCttaggaaaaataaaatgattgattGTATTGCTACTTCaaagtcaaattaaattttggctaaaatatggttttagtccctgcaaatatgcctcgttttggttttagtccctgttaaaaaaaaattgtttttggtccttgcaaaattttttgtttttgaaaatagtccctaaccccacttttgtgatgatttgcatacatggcacattataactgaacc
Above is a genomic segment from Medicago truncatula cultivar Jemalong A17 chromosome 5, MtrunA17r5.0-ANR, whole genome shotgun sequence containing:
- the LOC11419713 gene encoding bidirectional sugar transporter N3-like: MDPHDHDRLAFIFGILGNIISSMVYLAPLPTFYRIWKKKSTEGFQSLPYLVALFSSMLWLYYGFVKKHAFLLITINSAGCVIETIYIVTYLIYATKDARILTIKLFMAMNVACSVLIVLTTQLAMHGKLRVHVLGWICTSFAICVFAAPLTIMAKVIRTKSVEFMPINLSFFLTLSAIVWFFYGLLLHDICIAIPNVLGFILGLLQMLLYAIYNKSVKEEYALEPMTNIVIVNPLGIPCEVFSLPVIDNVNKIEKEGAEEMEKSVENLT